One Dysidea avara chromosome 7, odDysAvar1.4, whole genome shotgun sequence genomic region harbors:
- the LOC136261093 gene encoding serine/threonine-protein kinase PLK4-like: protein MEEECKVLQLDERRTNKIIGKGAYGCVKEVFALCAAKEVHSTLLDTCGQEGLAALKEKFLHECIQCSRLYHPNIVQFLGIYYPSKYVKLPWLVMEKMRCSLFQYLEQHKKDDVSFQDRMSILHDISHGLQYLHVQDIIHRDLSSNNILLTNQLVAKIGDLGVAKVIDPLHTKKDTQVPGTPHFMPPEALSVNQTYGKPVDVFSLGCVMIHTVTRVWPTPKDETHVDKTTRKKLAHSEIER from the coding sequence ATGGAAGAGGAATGCAAAGTACTACAACTGGATGAACGCCGTACTAACAAGATAATAGGCAAGGGAGCTTATGGTTGTGTAAAAGAAGTGTTTGCACTGTGTGCTGCCAAAGAAGTACATAGCACACTACTAGACACTTGTGGTCAAGAAGGGTTAGCAGCATTGAAGGAAAAGTTTTTGCACGAGTGTATTCAATGTAGTCGCTTATACCATCCTAATATAGTCCAGTTCCTAGGTATCTACTACCCCAGTAAATATGTTAAACTACCGTGGCTTGTAATGGAGAAGATGCGTTGTagtttatttcaatatttgGAACAACACAAAAAAGATGACGTTTCTTTTCAAGACAGAATGTCTATACTACATGACATTTCTCATGGTCTACAATACCTCCATGTTCAAGATATCATACACAGAGACCTCTCCTCCAATAATATTCTACTGACAAATCAATTGGTAGCAAAAATTGGTGATTTAGGGGTGGCTAAAGTTATTGATCCACTCCATACCAAGAAGGACACTCAAGTTCCAGGAACACCCCATTTTATGCCTCCAGAAGCACTGTCAGTTAATCAAACTTATGGTAAACCAGTTGATGTGTTCTCACTGGGATGTGTGATGATACATACTGTAACTCGTGTTTGGCCTACCCCTAAAGATGAAACACACGTTGACAAAACTACAAGGAAAAAATTAGCTCATTCTGAAATAGAGAGGTGA